The Rhododendron vialii isolate Sample 1 chromosome 5a, ASM3025357v1 genome contains a region encoding:
- the LOC131325086 gene encoding uncharacterized protein LOC131325086, which yields MRGEVSKQMDRIKSVSSEEKALRDLQQSNGCNFPGCDYRPPDRKNWMLGLNPEKVQLNKIVWPGTHDSATNKIGIPLITRPFAQCQTLSIYDQLEIGTRVVDIRVQEDRRVCHGILLTYSIDVVMNDIKQFLSETQAEIVILEIRTEFGHKDPPEFDKYLEEQLGEFLIHNDDNVFEKTIADILPKRVICVWKPRISPEPEVGGPLWGSGYLTDNWIDTDLPFTKFESNLKYLSEQPPIGSRKHFYRVENTLTPQADNPVMYVKPVTNRIHGYARLFISQCFTRGFGDWLQVLSTDFIDEDFVDACVGLTYARIEGEA from the coding sequence ATGCGTGGTGAGGTCTCTAAGCAGATGGACCGAATAAAATCGGTTTCATCCGAAGAAAAAGCTTTAAGAGATCTTCAACAAAGCAATGGCTGCAACTTCCCCGGTTGTGACTACCGCCCTCCTGATCGGAAAAACTGGATGTTAGGCCTCAACCCGGAGAAAGTTCAATTAAACAAGATTGTATGGCCTGGGACCCATGACTCCGCGACCAACAAGATAGGAATCCCACTCATTACTCGCCCCTTCGCCCAATGCCAAACTCTCTCTATTTACGATCAACTCGAAATAGGGACCCGCGTCGTTGATATCCGAGTTCAGGAGGACCGCCGTGTTTGTCACGGAATCCTCCTGACCTATAGCATTGATGTGGTTATGAACGACATCAAGCAGTTTTTGTCCGAAACCCAAGCGGAGATAGTAATTCTAGAGATCCGAACAGAGTTCGGACACAAGGACCCACCCGAGTTCGACAAGTACTTGGAGGAGCAATTGGGTGAGTTTCTCATTCATAATGATGATAATGTGTTTGAAAAGACAATTGCTGACATATTGCCAAAGAGAGTTATTTGTGTTTGGAAGCCGAGAATTTCACCCGAGCCGGAGGTTGGGGGGCCATTATGGGGATCTGGGTATTTGACGGATAATTGGATTGACACTGATTTGCCATTTACCAAGTTTGAGAGCAATTTGAAGTACTTGAGTGAGCAGCCACCCATTGGCTCCAGGAAACACTTTTACCGGGTGGAGAATACCTTAACCCCACAAGCGGATAACCCGGTTATGTACGTAAAACCAGTTACGAATCGGATCCATGGGTACGCTCGTCTTTTCATTAGTCAGTGCTTCACCCGGGGTTTCGGTGATTGGCTGCAGGTATTGTCTACTGATTTTATTGACGAGGATTTTGTTGATGCCTGTGTTGGGCTTACTTATGCCAGGATTGAAGGTGAGGCATGA
- the LOC131325088 gene encoding glycine-rich protein 2-like isoform X1: protein MAEGDSGRMTGVVKWFNDQKGFGFITPDDGSDDLFVHQSSIRTEGFRSLGDGETVEFVIESGGDGRTKAADVTGPNEGPVQGSTRGGGGRGGGGGGGYGGGGGYGGGGGYNGGGGRGGSRRGDGGGYGGGGGYGGGGGGYGGGGGNACFKCGESGHMARDCYEGGGGGGGGRYGGGGGGRYGGGGGGGRGGGGGGGCYNCGEDGHFARECPNASR, encoded by the coding sequence ATGGCTGAAGGTGACAGCGGCAGGATGACGGGGGTCGTGAAGTGGTTCAACGACCAGAAGGGGTTCGGCTTCATCACCCCCGACGACGGCAGCGATGACCTCTTCGTCCACCAGTCCTCGATCCGCACCGAAGGCTTCCGCAGCCTGGGCGACGGCGAGACGGTCGAGTTCGTCATCGAATCCGGCGGCGACGGCCGCACCAAGGCCGCCGACGTCACCGGCCCCAACGAGGGCCCCGTCCAGGGCAGCACCCGCGGAGGCGGAGGacgcggcggcggcggcggcggggggtatggtggaggtggtgggtatggtggaggtggtgggtATAACGGCGGAGGTGGAAGGGGCGGTAGCCGACGTGGCGACGGCGGCGGgtatggcggcggcggcgggtatggcggcggcggtggggggtatggcggcggcggcgggaaTGCTTGCTTTAAGTGTGGGGAGTCGGGGCATATGGCTAGGGACTGTTACGAGggaggtggcggtggcggtggtgggaggtacggcggtggcggtggtggaaggtacggcggcggcggtggaggcggccgcggcggcggcggtggtggaggcTGCTACAACTGCGGAGAGGACGGTCATTTCGCCAGGGAATGCCCCAACGCTTCTCGTTGA
- the LOC131325088 gene encoding glycine-rich protein 2-like isoform X2 translates to MAEGDSGRMTGVVKWFNDQKGFGFITPDDGSDDLFVHQSSIRTEGFRSLGDGETVEFVIESGGDGRTKAADVTGPNEGPVQGSTRGGGGRGGGGGGGYGGGGGYGGGGGYNGGGGRGGSRRGDGGGYGGGGGYGGGGGGYGGGGGNACFKCGESGHMARDCYEGGGGGGGGRYGGGGGRGGGGGGGCYNCGEDGHFARECPNASR, encoded by the exons ATGGCTGAAGGTGACAGCGGCAGGATGACGGGGGTCGTGAAGTGGTTCAACGACCAGAAGGGGTTCGGCTTCATCACCCCCGACGACGGCAGCGATGACCTCTTCGTCCACCAGTCCTCGATCCGCACCGAAGGCTTCCGCAGCCTGGGCGACGGCGAGACGGTCGAGTTCGTCATCGAATCCGGCGGCGACGGCCGCACCAAGGCCGCCGACGTCACCGGCCCCAACGAGGGCCCCGTCCAGGGCAGCACCCGCGGAGGCGGAGGacgcggcggcggcggcggcggggggtatggtggaggtggtgggtatggtggaggtggtgggtATAACGGCGGAGGTGGAAGGGGCGGTAGCCGACGTGGCGACGGCGGCGGgtatggcggcggcggcgggtatggcggcggcggtggggggtatggcggcggcggcgggaaTGCTTGCTTTAAGTGTGGGGAGTCGGGGCATATGGCTAGGGACTGTTACGAGggaggtggcggtggcggtggtgggaggtacggcggtggcg gcggccgcggcggcggcggtggtggaggcTGCTACAACTGCGGAGAGGACGGTCATTTCGCCAGGGAATGCCCCAACGCTTCTCGTTGA